One genomic region from Euzebya tangerina encodes:
- a CDS encoding SDR family NAD(P)-dependent oxidoreductase: MRRVLVTGGASGIGAATVAHLDEQGYRAIAADVTPSDGVVALDVTEESEWAKAIDQTWPLDALVNCAGVRTRAPIVDLTVTDFDRLMAIHVRGSFLGLREVARRWTREGRGGAVVNIASVVATHAVPGQLHYVASKAGVAGLTRAAAAELAGDGIRVNAVAPGVIRTPMTADRLGNAEQKAWLDQRVPQPRVGEPSDIAAAVAYLLSDDAGYVTGAVLPVDGGWTAT, translated from the coding sequence GTGAGACGTGTGCTGGTGACGGGTGGGGCATCGGGCATCGGTGCCGCGACCGTCGCACATCTCGACGAGCAGGGGTACAGGGCGATCGCAGCCGACGTGACTCCCTCCGACGGGGTCGTGGCCCTGGACGTCACCGAGGAGTCCGAGTGGGCCAAGGCCATTGATCAGACCTGGCCGTTGGATGCCCTGGTCAACTGTGCCGGGGTCCGGACACGTGCGCCGATCGTCGACCTGACCGTCACAGACTTCGACCGGCTCATGGCCATCCACGTCAGAGGCTCGTTCCTGGGCCTACGCGAGGTTGCTCGCCGCTGGACCCGTGAAGGCCGCGGCGGCGCCGTGGTCAACATCGCGTCTGTTGTTGCCACACATGCGGTGCCGGGACAGCTCCACTACGTCGCGTCCAAGGCCGGGGTCGCCGGCCTGACCCGGGCAGCCGCCGCCGAGTTGGCTGGTGATGGGATCCGCGTCAACGCCGTCGCCCCCGGCGTCATCCGGACGCCGATGACGGCCGACCGCCTGGGCAATGCTGAGCAGAAGGCCTGGCTGGATCAGCGCGTTCCGCAACCCCGTGTTGGGGAGCCCTCTGACATCGCTGCCGCCGTGGCCTACCTGCTCAGCGACGACGCGGGGTACGTCACGGGCGCGGTGCTGCCTGTTGATGGCGGGTGGACTGCCACGTGA
- a CDS encoding Dabb family protein translates to MFRHIVLFTWTDAATDDQIATAIDGIRDLANQIDGVRQLTVGSDAGLAAGNFDVATVVDFADEAAYQAYAAHPAHTDLIAQHLKPILQERAAVQHQVVTP, encoded by the coding sequence GTGTTTCGACACATCGTGCTGTTCACCTGGACTGACGCAGCGACCGACGATCAGATTGCCACCGCCATCGACGGCATCCGCGATCTGGCCAACCAGATCGACGGGGTCCGTCAGCTGACGGTTGGGTCTGACGCCGGTCTTGCGGCCGGCAACTTCGACGTCGCAACCGTGGTCGACTTCGCCGATGAGGCCGCCTACCAGGCCTACGCGGCCCATCCCGCCCACACCGACCTGATCGCCCAGCACCTCAAACCGATCCTGCAAGAGCGGGCGGCCGTGCAACACCAGGTGGTGACCCCATGA
- a CDS encoding cytochrome P450: MSEITLTTYHDVQRAFRRKSLKQALYDEGGVIMRDVLLTLHGDAHRSRRRLENRLFRRETFHLYDSELIPRLIAEEVEPAAANGRADCLGIGHRATLHLTALIAGVDRPAGTAAETERLYHFDLTFSEGATLVHATGNRDAVRQRVATALAAFDEEFLQPSIARRRSLLREVRTGTIDEASLSKDVLTVLLAHESDLADDPDTAAAIIRREIAFFLQAGSHSSANAFTHAMDDLLTWFEEHPQDRRRCLDDPLFMQRCVHESLRLHPASPVAWRVATEDMVLREGLAVAQGTRVIMDLMAANRDPDVFGPDAAEFNPHRPEPEGVPRWGHSFGGGMHVCIGMELDGGTTPDRGAADRAHHVIGVVPQLVGAMLAHGARRDPDHPPGWDDTSARPNFATYPIVFDQ; encoded by the coding sequence ATGTCCGAGATCACGCTGACCACCTACCACGATGTGCAGCGTGCGTTCCGCCGCAAGTCGCTGAAGCAGGCGTTGTACGACGAGGGCGGCGTCATCATGCGGGACGTGCTGCTGACCTTGCACGGTGACGCGCATCGGTCCAGGCGCCGGCTCGAGAACCGCCTCTTCCGCCGCGAGACGTTCCATCTGTACGACTCCGAGCTGATTCCCCGGCTGATCGCCGAAGAGGTGGAGCCGGCTGCGGCGAACGGTCGGGCGGACTGCCTGGGCATCGGTCACCGTGCAACGCTGCACCTGACCGCGTTGATAGCCGGCGTGGACCGACCTGCGGGCACCGCGGCTGAGACCGAGCGGCTGTACCACTTCGACCTCACGTTCAGCGAGGGGGCAACGCTGGTCCACGCGACGGGGAATCGGGACGCGGTACGGCAACGGGTCGCGACGGCGCTAGCGGCCTTCGACGAGGAGTTCCTGCAGCCGTCGATCGCGAGGCGCCGGTCGCTGCTGCGCGAGGTCCGAACCGGCACCATCGACGAGGCGTCGCTGTCGAAGGATGTGCTGACCGTCCTGTTGGCCCACGAGTCCGACCTGGCCGACGATCCTGACACCGCAGCTGCCATCATCCGTCGGGAGATCGCGTTCTTCCTGCAGGCCGGTTCGCACAGCTCCGCAAACGCCTTCACCCACGCCATGGACGACCTGCTGACCTGGTTCGAGGAGCACCCGCAGGACCGGAGACGCTGCCTGGATGATCCGCTGTTCATGCAACGCTGCGTCCACGAGAGCCTCCGCCTGCACCCTGCCAGCCCCGTCGCCTGGCGGGTGGCGACCGAGGACATGGTTCTGCGGGAGGGCCTGGCTGTCGCTCAGGGAACCAGGGTGATCATGGACCTGATGGCTGCGAACCGCGACCCCGACGTCTTCGGTCCTGACGCAGCCGAGTTCAATCCGCATCGCCCGGAGCCGGAGGGCGTCCCGCGCTGGGGCCACAGCTTCGGCGGTGGCATGCACGTCTGCATCGGCATGGAACTCGACGGCGGCACCACCCCCGATCGTGGCGCGGCCGACCGTGCCCACCACGTGATCGGCGTCGTGCCGCAGCTGGTCGGGGCGATGTTGGCACACGGCGCTCGGCGAGACCCCGACCACCCACCCGGCTGGGACGACACCTCGGCCCGGCCCAACTTCGCGACCTACCCGATCGTGTTCGACCAGTGA
- a CDS encoding metal-dependent hydrolase family protein, whose protein sequence is MSGHMLISGGTVIDATGAAARPDTSVLLRGDEIVALGSEADQLAARTSGDLTTIDATGQTVMPGLIDAHTHLTFGEPTGNDELFNHRTQGYSAMLSAYNAQKVLRAGVTGVLDADCLWMIGVELREAIESGIVEGPRMRAGGNALMTSIGGTAGRMIADEGRTGYAVVVRTIDEIVTEVRQQIKHGVDWIKVHVTGLLPNRKGGEIKVWSLEELKAVCDTAHDVGIPVVGHCRNASSTREAAEAGMDLIYHASYIDEAALEAVVDNGSALCPTFTLLGNLADYGHRIGSAPELIEVFRAEIETTAKMIRRAHDAGVTVLTGSETGFAVTPIGEWHARELEMLVTYMGFSEMDAILCATRNGAMALQMDGEIGQLQPGFRADLLVVDGDPLQDVSILQDRTRLSHVISRGVRVDTERPIPERTIRPSEQVRFLAACPLTQQLALTEDDLETLSHV, encoded by the coding sequence ATGTCGGGACACATGCTGATCAGCGGGGGAACGGTCATCGACGCAACCGGAGCGGCGGCGCGTCCGGACACATCGGTCCTGCTCCGTGGCGACGAGATCGTGGCCCTGGGCTCCGAGGCGGACCAGTTGGCTGCACGGACGAGCGGCGACCTGACCACGATCGATGCAACCGGTCAGACCGTCATGCCAGGGCTGATCGATGCACACACCCACCTCACGTTCGGTGAACCCACCGGCAACGACGAGTTGTTCAACCATCGCACGCAGGGTTACAGCGCCATGCTCAGCGCCTACAACGCGCAGAAGGTCCTGCGGGCTGGCGTCACGGGGGTCCTCGATGCCGACTGCCTCTGGATGATCGGCGTGGAACTGCGAGAGGCCATCGAGTCGGGCATCGTCGAAGGACCTCGGATGCGGGCCGGTGGCAACGCGCTCATGACCTCGATCGGTGGCACCGCCGGGCGGATGATCGCCGACGAGGGCCGGACCGGCTACGCCGTGGTCGTGCGGACCATCGACGAGATCGTCACCGAGGTCCGGCAGCAGATCAAGCACGGTGTTGACTGGATCAAGGTGCACGTCACCGGCCTGCTGCCCAACCGCAAAGGCGGCGAGATCAAGGTCTGGTCCTTGGAGGAACTGAAGGCCGTCTGCGACACCGCACATGACGTGGGGATCCCGGTCGTAGGACACTGTCGGAACGCGTCCTCGACCAGAGAGGCCGCAGAAGCCGGCATGGACCTGATCTACCACGCCTCCTACATTGACGAGGCGGCTCTGGAGGCCGTCGTCGACAACGGCTCGGCGTTGTGCCCGACGTTCACCCTGCTGGGCAACCTGGCCGACTACGGCCACAGGATCGGCAGCGCCCCAGAACTGATCGAGGTGTTTCGGGCCGAGATCGAGACCACCGCCAAGATGATCCGTCGCGCCCACGATGCCGGAGTGACCGTGCTCACCGGCTCCGAGACCGGGTTCGCGGTCACACCGATCGGCGAGTGGCACGCCCGTGAACTCGAGATGCTGGTCACCTACATGGGCTTCAGCGAGATGGACGCGATCCTCTGCGCAACACGAAACGGCGCCATGGCGCTGCAGATGGACGGCGAGATCGGGCAACTGCAGCCCGGGTTCCGGGCCGACCTGCTGGTCGTGGACGGCGATCCGCTGCAGGACGTCTCGATACTGCAGGACAGGACCAGGCTGTCCCACGTCATCAGTCGAGGGGTTCGAGTCGACACCGAACGGCCGATCCCCGAGCGGACCATCCGGCCCTCCGAGCAAGTGCGGTTCCTGGCCGCCTGCCCGCTGACCCAGCAGCTTGCCCTGACCGAAGATGACCTCGAGACCCTGAGCCACGTCTGA
- a CDS encoding EthD domain-containing protein, whose translation MPHLSPEAFQEYWRTAHADAASRIPGLRRYVQNHQILVAGHPVLPYPGFDACAELEFDSIEDHDAGFSSPEYLSAVRTDEDRFVDKSRFSVVLAEREMLLDRGLTEEPVKLLVGWRLHPASSPGALLEAADRWAERIHQDKTVLRHDRLVADPSWHSEGTPAACHHVDLLWFAELDVGREHLAGPAHEADLTTAGAAFGAARTLTRPVLFRAEGV comes from the coding sequence TTGCCGCACTTGTCACCGGAGGCGTTTCAGGAGTACTGGCGAACCGCCCACGCCGATGCCGCCAGCCGGATCCCGGGGTTGCGCCGCTACGTCCAGAACCATCAGATCCTGGTCGCCGGCCACCCCGTCCTCCCCTACCCGGGCTTCGACGCGTGCGCGGAGCTGGAGTTCGACTCAATCGAGGACCACGACGCTGGCTTCTCAAGCCCCGAGTACCTCAGCGCTGTGCGTACGGACGAGGACCGGTTCGTCGACAAGTCGAGGTTCAGCGTGGTCCTGGCCGAGCGGGAGATGCTGCTCGACCGGGGCCTGACCGAGGAGCCTGTCAAGTTGCTGGTCGGCTGGCGTCTGCACCCGGCCAGCTCGCCCGGCGCCCTTCTCGAAGCTGCAGACCGCTGGGCGGAGCGGATCCACCAGGACAAGACCGTCCTCCGCCACGACCGTTTGGTGGCCGACCCGTCCTGGCACAGCGAGGGCACACCGGCGGCGTGCCATCACGTCGACCTGTTGTGGTTCGCCGAGTTGGACGTTGGCCGCGAGCATCTGGCGGGACCGGCACACGAGGCCGATCTCACCACGGCAGGCGCAGCCTTTGGCGCCGCGCGCACCCTCACACGGCCGGTCCTCTTTCGGGCAGAAGGTGTGTGA
- a CDS encoding amidohydrolase family protein — MAASSFDATTTPLIDVHAHVVLEGTMGAAGTYGPTLVEQPPSFQVGEYVLDGVAYRGTPFMEVDLRLAAMAAAGIDHQVLSPNPLTYLHHIDAAEAIAFCRRHNDELAELLADHPERLSGFAALPLQQPSAAARELSRAVAELGLLGGYVGIDSAAGQLDDPAMDELYAACVELEVPLFIHPAPDGIDGPPADPRLARWNLDLLLGFAAQETLAVLTLIYGGVLHRHPDLDICVSHGGGAVPYLFGRLDAAAQKRPWAPDWLAEPGVFGQLLSRLWFDCHVHDPAALGLLADRVGSDRIVFGTNFSGWDQGAAMDLGDLTVDIRANTARLLGFGNP, encoded by the coding sequence ATGGCGGCGTCGTCGTTCGACGCCACGACAACACCGCTGATCGACGTCCACGCCCACGTCGTGCTCGAAGGCACGATGGGCGCGGCCGGAACTTACGGTCCAACACTGGTCGAGCAGCCGCCCTCCTTCCAGGTCGGCGAGTACGTCCTGGACGGCGTGGCCTACCGGGGCACGCCCTTCATGGAGGTCGACCTGCGGCTGGCGGCCATGGCTGCCGCCGGCATCGACCACCAAGTGCTCTCACCCAACCCGTTGACCTACCTCCACCACATCGACGCGGCTGAGGCGATTGCGTTCTGCCGCCGACACAACGACGAGTTGGCGGAGCTGCTCGCGGACCACCCTGAGCGCCTGTCCGGCTTCGCTGCCCTCCCACTGCAACAGCCGTCGGCGGCGGCCCGGGAACTCTCCCGGGCGGTGGCCGAACTCGGACTGCTGGGTGGCTATGTGGGCATCGACTCTGCTGCCGGACAGCTGGACGATCCTGCCATGGACGAGCTGTACGCCGCGTGCGTGGAGCTGGAGGTCCCCCTGTTCATCCATCCGGCACCCGACGGGATCGACGGGCCGCCCGCGGATCCGCGTCTGGCCAGATGGAACCTGGACCTGCTCCTCGGGTTCGCCGCGCAGGAGACCTTGGCCGTCCTGACGTTGATCTACGGCGGTGTCCTGCACCGCCATCCGGATCTCGACATCTGTGTCTCGCACGGAGGTGGTGCCGTGCCCTACCTGTTCGGGCGCCTGGACGCGGCTGCCCAGAAGCGACCGTGGGCACCGGACTGGCTCGCCGAACCCGGCGTCTTCGGGCAGCTGTTGTCACGCCTGTGGTTCGACTGTCATGTGCACGACCCGGCCGCTCTGGGCCTGCTGGCCGACAGGGTCGGGTCCGACCGCATTGTCTTCGGCACCAACTTCTCCGGCTGGGACCAGGGCGCGGCGATGGACCTCGGGGACCTGACGGTCGACATCCGCGCGAACACCGCCCGGCTACTGGGATTCGGTAACCCCTGA
- a CDS encoding DUF488 domain-containing protein, with product MTPPRVTTIGVYEFDADSFLMRLHAADVRLLLDVRQRRGVRGPQYAWANSKRLQDALATAGIAYRHHRELAPTTELRQLQYAEDDRLGVGKRSRRELAAAYTKRYTAEILDPVDLDPLVASLPDVGITALLCVEQDPRACHRSLIAGRLAEEHGIAVTHLLPERGPAV from the coding sequence ATGACCCCGCCGCGCGTCACCACGATCGGGGTGTACGAGTTCGACGCCGACTCGTTCCTGATGAGACTCCACGCCGCCGATGTCCGGCTCCTGCTGGATGTCCGGCAGCGGCGGGGTGTCCGGGGACCTCAGTACGCCTGGGCCAACTCGAAGCGGCTTCAGGACGCACTGGCAACGGCGGGGATCGCCTATCGGCACCACCGAGAGTTGGCCCCCACAACCGAGCTCCGACAACTGCAGTATGCCGAGGACGACCGGCTTGGCGTGGGGAAGCGCTCCAGGCGTGAGTTGGCGGCCGCCTACACGAAGCGGTACACGGCCGAGATCCTCGACCCGGTTGACCTGGACCCCCTCGTCGCGTCTCTTCCGGATGTGGGTATCACGGCGCTGCTCTGTGTGGAGCAGGATCCGAGGGCCTGTCACCGCTCACTCATCGCAGGTCGGTTAGCCGAGGAGCACGGCATTGCTGTCACACACCTTCTGCCCGAAAGAGGACCGGCCGTGTGA
- a CDS encoding cytochrome P450 encodes MADDPVMITTVDEAKDAYRSRDLRQALYDAGEVVMGDVLVNLHGDDHRSRRRLENRLFRREVFFDYQERLFPAVIEETLKPHEAEGEAELVKLSHQLMMNLAALTAGVDRPLQTPEETFHLYNYLMTFIQGATLAHYTGDVDAKRAEVAEALEQFDEEFLEPSIAHRRDVLAQVEAGLTGEEDLPKDVLTLLLQGEEELGLTREIIRREVAFYLLAGAHTSATAFCRTLDHLFVWRRAHPEDANKIREDRLFLQRCVHETIRLFPSSPVAMRWALAPVELRSSGRQIPEGAKVVIDLMAINRDTDVWGDDAAEFNPYREVPAGLAPWGLSFGGGMHICIGQDLAAGVLPKGEVEDLSEHLYGLVPVAVQGMIDRGADIHPGDEPVMDATTKRPYWSRYPVAFGAD; translated from the coding sequence ATGGCCGATGACCCCGTGATGATCACCACCGTGGACGAAGCGAAGGACGCGTATCGCAGCAGGGATCTGCGGCAGGCGCTGTACGACGCCGGCGAGGTGGTCATGGGCGATGTCCTGGTCAACCTGCACGGCGACGACCACCGCAGCCGGCGGCGGCTGGAAAACCGGCTCTTTCGCCGTGAGGTCTTCTTCGATTACCAGGAGCGTCTGTTCCCGGCGGTCATCGAGGAGACGCTCAAACCCCACGAGGCCGAGGGTGAGGCCGAACTCGTGAAGCTGAGCCATCAGCTCATGATGAACCTGGCGGCGCTGACGGCGGGTGTCGATCGACCACTGCAGACCCCCGAGGAGACCTTCCACCTCTACAACTACCTGATGACGTTCATCCAAGGGGCGACGCTGGCCCACTACACCGGTGACGTCGATGCGAAGCGTGCAGAGGTCGCAGAGGCGCTTGAACAGTTCGACGAGGAGTTCCTGGAACCCTCGATCGCCCACCGCCGCGATGTGCTGGCCCAGGTGGAGGCCGGCCTGACGGGTGAGGAGGATCTGCCCAAGGATGTGCTGACCCTGTTGCTCCAAGGCGAGGAGGAGTTGGGACTGACGCGAGAGATCATCCGCCGGGAGGTGGCCTTCTACCTCCTGGCAGGGGCCCACACCAGCGCCACAGCTTTCTGCCGCACGCTCGACCATCTCTTCGTCTGGCGCCGCGCCCACCCGGAGGATGCCAACAAGATCCGCGAGGACCGCCTGTTCCTGCAGCGCTGTGTCCATGAGACCATCCGCCTGTTCCCCTCCAGTCCCGTTGCGATGCGCTGGGCCCTGGCGCCTGTGGAGCTGCGATCCAGCGGTCGGCAGATCCCCGAAGGCGCGAAGGTCGTCATCGACCTGATGGCGATCAATCGCGACACCGATGTGTGGGGAGACGACGCAGCCGAGTTCAACCCCTACCGTGAGGTCCCCGCCGGCCTCGCCCCGTGGGGCCTGTCGTTCGGTGGCGGGATGCATATCTGCATCGGTCAGGATCTTGCCGCTGGCGTGCTGCCCAAGGGCGAGGTGGAGGATCTCTCCGAGCACTTGTACGGCCTCGTCCCCGTCGCGGTCCAGGGGATGATCGACAGAGGAGCCGACATCCATCCTGGTGACGAGCCCGTGATGGATGCGACCACAAAGCGGCCGTACTGGTCGCGATACCCGGTCGCCTTCGGCGCCGACTGA
- a CDS encoding SDR family NAD(P)-dependent oxidoreductase, whose product MIVEIGTPLAVVTGAGGGIGAAIATSLADRGYGVAVLDIDGDRAGDVASRLVGGQALEVDISDESAVDDALDRLGRPPSVVVANAGIVRFGKLLELSVSDWRRVIEVNLTGTFVVCRAGARRMVDAGAGGSIVAITSMNGVVPGPGSGAYTASKAGLNQLVGQMAIEWGAAGIRVNGVAPGLIDGGMSGPIYADPDFRRARESRVPVGRLGTPEDIAQVVSFLCSDDAEYITGQTLLVDGGVTHNMISQLPRPSAVERGETL is encoded by the coding sequence GTGATTGTGGAGATCGGGACGCCGCTCGCGGTGGTGACTGGAGCCGGCGGTGGAATCGGAGCAGCAATTGCAACCAGTCTGGCCGACCGGGGCTACGGGGTCGCCGTCCTCGACATCGACGGCGACCGAGCAGGTGACGTCGCGAGCCGGCTGGTCGGAGGGCAGGCCCTGGAGGTTGACATCAGCGACGAGTCCGCGGTCGACGACGCCCTGGACCGACTGGGGCGGCCCCCCTCGGTTGTTGTCGCCAATGCGGGGATCGTCCGCTTCGGCAAGCTCCTGGAGCTGTCGGTGTCCGACTGGCGCCGCGTGATCGAGGTCAACCTGACCGGCACCTTCGTCGTCTGTCGCGCGGGGGCGCGACGAATGGTTGATGCCGGAGCAGGAGGGAGCATCGTCGCGATCACCTCCATGAACGGCGTCGTGCCAGGCCCGGGAAGTGGCGCCTACACCGCGTCCAAGGCGGGCCTGAACCAACTCGTCGGCCAGATGGCGATCGAGTGGGGCGCCGCCGGCATCCGGGTCAACGGGGTGGCTCCCGGACTCATCGACGGCGGGATGTCGGGACCGATCTATGCAGACCCGGATTTTCGCCGGGCCCGTGAGAGCCGGGTTCCTGTCGGACGACTGGGGACGCCGGAGGACATCGCCCAGGTCGTCAGCTTCCTGTGCAGCGACGACGCCGAGTACATCACCGGACAGACGTTGCTGGTCGATGGCGGTGTCACCCACAACATGATCTCCCAACTCCCTCGCCCATCAGCCGTGGAGCGCGGTGAGACGTTGTGA
- a CDS encoding SDR family NAD(P)-dependent oxidoreductase, translated as MRDPDGMSILVTGGGSGIGAGTAAHLVQRGARVTIAGRRASKLEGVAEGLGDACLPVAADVTEAADRVRLVEAAVTHGGGLDAVVHGAANMYRGQIEELAEDQLTAVFASNVIGPLLLTGLCTPHLEARQGAVIFFGSVHTTRAFPGASPYAGTKGALETATGVLAAELGGRNIRVSCVRPGAVFTEINVRAGIADPDQALERLESLGPAHALGRIGAVEEIAEAVAYLIGAEWTTGAVMVVDGGLGLGVTDA; from the coding sequence GTGAGGGATCCCGACGGGATGTCCATCCTGGTCACCGGCGGCGGATCGGGGATCGGGGCCGGCACGGCCGCGCATCTGGTGCAGCGGGGCGCCAGGGTGACCATCGCCGGACGACGTGCCTCGAAGCTGGAGGGTGTGGCCGAGGGCCTCGGCGACGCCTGCCTGCCCGTGGCAGCTGACGTGACCGAAGCAGCCGACCGGGTGCGGTTGGTCGAGGCCGCGGTGACCCACGGCGGCGGCCTCGACGCCGTTGTGCACGGTGCCGCCAACATGTACCGGGGCCAGATCGAGGAACTGGCCGAGGACCAGCTCACTGCAGTGTTCGCGTCCAATGTGATCGGGCCGCTGCTCCTGACCGGCCTCTGCACGCCGCACCTGGAGGCACGCCAGGGGGCGGTGATCTTCTTCGGGTCGGTGCACACGACCCGTGCCTTCCCAGGTGCCTCACCGTACGCCGGCACCAAGGGCGCGTTGGAGACGGCGACAGGCGTGCTGGCTGCCGAGCTGGGCGGTCGCAACATCCGCGTGTCCTGCGTCCGTCCCGGCGCAGTCTTCACCGAGATCAACGTCCGGGCCGGCATCGCGGATCCTGACCAGGCCCTGGAGCGACTCGAGTCCCTCGGGCCGGCGCACGCCCTCGGGAGGATCGGTGCGGTGGAGGAGATCGCCGAGGCAGTCGCCTACCTGATCGGAGCTGAGTGGACAACCGGGGCAGTCATGGTCGTCGATGGCGGCCTGGGTCTGGGCGTTACCGACGCGTGA
- a CDS encoding nuclear transport factor 2 family protein: protein MSADTSAVLGVVERHLAAVRHGDADAMAADYAADATLQRGTTTYRGSSEIRGYFTGVPDRLQGGRVAFDQPVVSGAEVTFTWRIVGGPADGRGGEDRCVVADGEIVSQTVTLHDQDF, encoded by the coding sequence GTGAGTGCTGATACCTCGGCCGTGCTCGGCGTCGTGGAGCGCCATCTCGCCGCCGTCAGACACGGTGATGCCGACGCAATGGCGGCGGACTACGCGGCCGACGCCACGCTGCAGCGCGGTACCACGACCTATCGGGGGAGCAGTGAGATTCGTGGGTACTTCACCGGCGTCCCCGATCGGCTCCAGGGTGGGCGTGTCGCCTTCGACCAGCCGGTCGTGAGCGGCGCCGAGGTGACGTTCACCTGGCGCATTGTCGGGGGCCCGGCCGACGGACGTGGCGGAGAGGACCGCTGCGTCGTGGCCGACGGAGAGATCGTCTCTCAGACCGTGACGTTGCACGACCAGGACTTCTGA
- a CDS encoding ferredoxin: MSLRVEVDKSLCMSSGMCVADHPSAFRFDDDQLAETTAGATTAGDDDLRDAAMTCPAMAILLRDADGNQVDPFA; the protein is encoded by the coding sequence ATGAGCCTGCGGGTGGAGGTGGACAAGAGCCTGTGCATGAGCAGCGGGATGTGCGTCGCTGATCATCCGTCGGCGTTCCGCTTTGATGACGACCAGCTGGCGGAGACGACCGCTGGTGCAACCACGGCCGGCGACGACGACCTGCGTGACGCGGCGATGACCTGCCCTGCAATGGCCATCCTCCTCCGTGACGCCGACGGCAACCAGGTCGATCCCTTCGCCTGA
- a CDS encoding ThuA domain-containing protein encodes MTGPGNQRLHNLLVSGGVAHDFEVTSQRLVHVLESVGIVSSVTTDIDDAFAALSADPKRWDLVTVNALRWRMDGVERYAAQRAEWGLSLSSAARRGVRDYIAAGQPLLAMHSACICFDDWPEWGEIVGGAWNWSRSSHPPFGSAVPVTVHADRHPIVAGLQDFEIVDEVYGFLDTEPDVVPLLSSPHGAVDHPLLWARTLTDGARVVFDALGHDHQSYDHAVHRLILQRAGQWLTRQGHHRAPVQAGGAQQERSS; translated from the coding sequence GTGACGGGACCCGGCAACCAACGACTCCACAACCTGCTGGTCTCCGGTGGCGTGGCCCACGACTTCGAGGTGACCTCGCAGCGTCTTGTTCACGTACTTGAGTCTGTCGGGATCGTCTCCAGCGTCACGACCGACATCGACGATGCCTTCGCAGCCCTCTCCGCCGACCCGAAGCGGTGGGATCTGGTCACCGTCAACGCGCTGCGATGGCGGATGGATGGGGTCGAGCGGTACGCCGCCCAACGGGCCGAGTGGGGGCTGTCACTGTCGAGCGCGGCGCGGCGGGGTGTGCGTGACTACATCGCCGCCGGCCAGCCGCTGCTGGCTATGCACAGCGCGTGCATCTGCTTCGACGACTGGCCGGAGTGGGGCGAGATCGTCGGTGGCGCGTGGAACTGGAGTCGCTCCAGTCATCCTCCATTCGGCTCCGCGGTACCGGTCACGGTCCACGCCGACCGGCATCCGATCGTCGCTGGGCTCCAGGACTTCGAGATCGTCGACGAGGTCTACGGCTTTCTGGACACCGAGCCGGATGTCGTTCCGCTGCTGTCCTCCCCGCACGGCGCTGTCGACCACCCGCTGCTCTGGGCACGCACGCTGACCGACGGCGCCCGAGTCGTGTTCGACGCGCTGGGACACGATCATCAGTCCTACGATCACGCCGTACATCGTCTGATCCTTCAGCGTGCCGGCCAGTGGTTGACCCGGCAGGGTCATCACCGTGCCCCTGTCCAGGCTGGTGGCGCGCAGCAGGAGCGATCCTCGTGA